From bacterium, a single genomic window includes:
- a CDS encoding creatininase family protein, with amino-acid sequence MPKHPYRFEHLSWEEVNDAVRAQRCALIPVATIEDHGPHLPVDTDIVIASTVCERAAQLAPGEIVLLPCVRIGYSPHHLDFPGTLTIRWNTFVEYLLDITRSLAHHGFRKILLVNGHGSNRPLVELAVRLTVVERPDVHCAYTSWWDLHDVRAAFNAVRESEVTSHACEIETSVYLAVDASRVKMERAERDMTYQMSPHFWGDLAGRKPDPSYKNAVWMTEYWSADTRHGVKGDPTKATAEKGQRVLEAAGRELVEIVRELRARPIKPRVPHQVEPATPPGIAKT; translated from the coding sequence GTGCCCAAGCATCCGTACCGCTTCGAGCATCTCAGTTGGGAAGAGGTCAACGATGCGGTGCGCGCTCAACGGTGCGCGCTCATCCCCGTGGCGACAATCGAGGATCACGGCCCCCACCTTCCGGTGGATACGGACATCGTCATTGCCTCGACGGTCTGCGAGCGGGCGGCGCAACTCGCGCCGGGGGAGATCGTGCTCCTTCCGTGCGTACGCATCGGCTACAGCCCCCATCATCTGGACTTCCCCGGGACGCTCACCATTCGGTGGAATACGTTCGTCGAGTACCTGCTCGACATCACGCGGAGCCTGGCCCACCACGGGTTTCGAAAGATCCTGCTCGTGAACGGCCACGGGAGCAACCGACCGCTCGTGGAGCTGGCGGTGCGGCTGACGGTGGTCGAGCGGCCGGACGTTCACTGCGCGTATACCTCGTGGTGGGATCTTCACGACGTCCGCGCCGCCTTCAATGCGGTGCGCGAGTCCGAGGTCACGTCCCACGCCTGCGAGATCGAGACCTCGGTGTACCTGGCAGTGGACGCCTCCCGCGTGAAGATGGAGCGGGCGGAGCGCGACATGACCTACCAGATGTCCCCGCACTTCTGGGGGGATCTCGCGGGCCGCAAGCCCGACCCCTCCTACAAGAACGCCGTGTGGATGACCGAGTACTGGAGCGCGGATACTCGACACGGCGTCAAGGGCGACCCGACGAAGGCCACGGCGGAGAAGGGGCAGCGGGTCCTTGAGGCAGCTGGCCGCGAACTGGTGGAGATCGTCCGCGAGCTGCGGGCGCGCCCCATCAAGCCCAGGGTCCCGCACCAGGTCGAACCGGCCACCCCGCCCGGGATCGCCAAGACGTAA
- a CDS encoding succinylglutamate desuccinylase/aspartoacylase family protein, with amino-acid sequence MPVRVPLAQFELDRTPGTTDVLVSAGTDPPLDLPLIAIVGARPGPLVCAAAGVHGDEYEGPRALWELARDLPASSLQGSVALLPVCNPWAFAAGSRATPEAVDGINLARIFPGDPGGRPTQRLAAELLEFVVRQRPALFVDLHSGGVRYHFLPVVGYRRGLGDPARSQAAARAFGVPHLWELRDHPGTFNAEVARRGIPTVGTEMSGMGGCLDEDVAATRNGVLNLLRWLGMLRDRPAPQVPGPFWRTTDLPTPSAGYAVIDRGVGETVRQGETVARVLAPFGEALGDARAPHDGRVWVTRHLRTIESGETLAAVARPVDDGG; translated from the coding sequence ATGCCCGTCCGGGTCCCGCTCGCGCAGTTCGAGCTCGACCGTACCCCCGGCACGACCGACGTGCTGGTCTCGGCGGGGACCGACCCGCCGCTCGACCTGCCCTTGATCGCCATCGTCGGTGCCCGCCCCGGGCCGCTGGTCTGTGCCGCGGCCGGGGTGCACGGTGACGAATACGAGGGCCCGCGCGCCCTGTGGGAGCTGGCCCGGGATCTTCCGGCGTCGTCGCTACAGGGCAGCGTGGCGCTTCTCCCGGTCTGCAACCCGTGGGCGTTTGCGGCGGGGAGTCGGGCGACGCCGGAGGCCGTCGATGGGATCAATCTCGCGCGCATCTTTCCGGGGGACCCCGGGGGCCGGCCGACGCAGCGGCTGGCCGCTGAGCTGTTGGAGTTTGTGGTGCGCCAGAGGCCCGCGCTGTTCGTCGACCTGCACAGCGGCGGCGTCCGGTACCACTTCCTGCCCGTCGTCGGATACCGGCGGGGATTGGGTGACCCGGCCCGATCGCAGGCCGCGGCGCGGGCGTTTGGGGTTCCCCATCTCTGGGAGCTGCGCGATCACCCTGGGACGTTCAATGCGGAGGTCGCGCGCCGGGGGATTCCCACCGTCGGCACGGAGATGTCCGGCATGGGGGGATGTCTGGACGAGGACGTCGCCGCCACCCGCAACGGCGTCCTGAACCTCCTGCGGTGGCTGGGGATGCTGCGGGACAGGCCGGCGCCTCAGGTGCCGGGACCGTTCTGGCGGACCACCGATCTCCCCACGCCCTCTGCGGGGTACGCGGTCATCGATCGGGGAGTGGGGGAGACGGTCCGGCAGGGGGAAACGGTTGCGCGTGTCCTCGCTCCCTTTGGCGAGGCGCTCGGCGACGCGCGCGCGCCGCACGACGGCCGGGTCTGGGTCACCCGCCACCTCCGTACGATCGAATCGGGAGAGACCCTCGCCGCCGTCGCCCGCCCGGTCGATGACGGCGGGTGA
- a CDS encoding DUF1116 domain-containing protein, translating into MTASIADRIAAANTTALHRLNSAAPVLTRIREARAAIPHLDDRVLLHAGPPLASGEMCGPMRGAVLGAVLYEGWAPDLSAAAILLDRGAITLRCTHDAGVVGPMAGIISASMPLLEVQDREHRTTTFAPLNEGIGQVLRFGANGEAVIARLRWLRDVLAPALDAALRQLDGIPLVPLMARALTMGDEMHQRNVAATGLLFRALAPALAERGASGPALSSVLRFLAENDQFFLNLAMAASLAITASIREIPYSTIVTVMSRNGVEFGIRVSGLGPRWFTAPAPVPVGMYFPGFTAEDANPDMGDSAIVETVGIGGMAMAAAPAVVGFVGLPSMREALATTQSMAEITVAPSAAFKIPTLDFAGAPTGIDLRAVVKLGITPVINTGIAHRVAGKGQIGAGVVRAPLAAFQLALTAFVARYAADASVLAPE; encoded by the coding sequence ATGACTGCGTCCATCGCCGATCGAATCGCCGCCGCCAACACCACCGCTCTCCACCGCCTCAACTCGGCGGCCCCCGTGCTGACCCGGATCCGCGAGGCCCGTGCCGCGATCCCCCACCTGGACGATCGCGTCCTGCTCCACGCCGGTCCCCCCTTGGCTTCCGGTGAAATGTGCGGCCCGATGCGGGGGGCCGTCCTCGGCGCCGTGTTGTACGAAGGATGGGCCCCCGATCTGTCCGCCGCTGCCATCCTCCTTGACCGCGGCGCGATCACGCTCCGCTGCACGCACGACGCCGGGGTGGTTGGGCCAATGGCCGGGATTATCTCCGCGTCCATGCCGCTGTTGGAGGTCCAGGACCGTGAGCACCGAACCACGACGTTTGCTCCCCTCAACGAGGGGATCGGCCAGGTGCTTCGGTTCGGGGCAAACGGGGAGGCGGTGATCGCGCGGCTCCGCTGGCTCCGCGACGTGCTGGCCCCCGCCCTCGACGCGGCGCTTCGGCAGCTCGACGGCATCCCGCTCGTGCCGCTGATGGCGCGGGCGCTAACGATGGGCGACGAGATGCACCAGCGCAACGTTGCCGCGACCGGCCTCCTTTTCCGGGCGCTGGCGCCGGCCCTGGCGGAGCGCGGTGCGTCCGGGCCGGCGCTCTCAAGCGTGCTCAGGTTTCTGGCGGAGAACGATCAGTTTTTCTTGAACCTGGCGATGGCCGCATCGCTGGCTATCACCGCGTCGATTCGGGAGATCCCGTACAGCACGATTGTGACCGTGATGAGCCGGAACGGGGTCGAGTTTGGGATCCGGGTAAGCGGCCTCGGTCCACGCTGGTTCACGGCGCCCGCTCCGGTGCCGGTGGGGATGTACTTTCCCGGCTTCACGGCGGAGGATGCCAATCCGGACATGGGGGACAGCGCCATCGTAGAAACGGTCGGCATCGGCGGGATGGCGATGGCGGCCGCACCGGCGGTGGTCGGCTTTGTGGGCCTGCCCTCGATGCGCGAGGCGTTGGCCACGACCCAATCGATGGCAGAAATCACCGTGGCGCCGAGCGCCGCCTTCAAGATCCCCACGCTCGATTTCGCGGGGGCGCCCACCGGGATTGACCTCCGGGCCGTCGTCAAGCTCGGGATCACCCCGGTGATCAACACCGGCATCGCGCACCGCGTGGCGGGCAAGGGCCAGATCGGGGCGGGCGTGGTGCGCGCTCCGCTGGCGGCATTCCAGCTGGCGCTCACGGCATTCGTCGCCCGCTACGCCGCCGATGCCTCGGTCCTCGCACCGGAGTAG
- a CDS encoding alanine--glyoxylate aminotransferase family protein, translated as MRRSLADLAPPVRLLCGTGPTNPDPRVLRALGAPLLGQFDPAFTAIMSDVIELVRVVFQTANARAFAVSGTGRAAMEAALASLIEPGDRVVVANCGRFGDLFAEIASRYGARVAQVCAEWGRVVEPGAIEEALRKEPAKLVAVVHGETSTGMWQPIDEIGPICRAHGCLLVVDAVVTLGGVPVETDAWEVDVCFAGTQKCLGCPSGMGPITYNARAEAALAARRTPVVSNYLDLTQLQRYWGPERLNHHTLPTSMTYGLREALRLVVEEGIPARALRHRRAGDALKVGLTAMGMELFGDPRHRLPMITAVKVPANVDDDAARRRLLDEFGIEIATSFGPLRGKIWRIGLMGPNAGLPAVLSVVDGLEHVLREFGAPAPHGIGAEAAREAYRLSGSDAR; from the coding sequence GTGCGCCGCAGCCTCGCAGACCTGGCACCTCCCGTACGGTTGCTCTGCGGAACGGGTCCAACAAACCCCGACCCGCGGGTCTTGCGGGCGCTTGGCGCTCCCCTCCTTGGGCAGTTCGACCCGGCGTTCACCGCGATAATGTCGGACGTCATCGAATTGGTGCGGGTCGTGTTCCAAACCGCCAACGCGCGAGCCTTCGCGGTGTCGGGGACCGGCCGGGCGGCGATGGAGGCCGCGCTGGCGTCCCTGATCGAGCCCGGGGACCGAGTGGTGGTGGCCAACTGCGGCCGGTTCGGCGATCTCTTCGCTGAGATCGCCTCGCGGTACGGCGCCCGGGTCGCGCAGGTCTGCGCCGAGTGGGGGCGGGTGGTCGAGCCCGGGGCGATCGAGGAGGCGCTGCGAAAAGAGCCGGCCAAGCTCGTGGCCGTGGTGCACGGGGAGACGAGCACGGGGATGTGGCAGCCCATCGATGAGATCGGCCCGATCTGCCGCGCGCACGGCTGCCTGCTCGTGGTCGACGCCGTCGTCACCCTGGGCGGGGTCCCGGTGGAGACCGACGCCTGGGAGGTCGACGTCTGCTTTGCCGGCACCCAGAAGTGTCTCGGGTGTCCCTCCGGAATGGGACCCATCACCTACAACGCCCGGGCCGAGGCGGCGCTGGCCGCGCGCCGGACCCCGGTCGTGAGCAATTACCTCGACCTCACTCAACTCCAGCGGTACTGGGGTCCCGAGCGCTTGAATCACCACACCCTCCCCACCAGTATGACCTACGGATTGCGCGAGGCGCTGCGGCTCGTTGTGGAGGAGGGGATTCCCGCCCGCGCCCTGCGCCACCGCCGCGCGGGAGACGCTCTCAAGGTCGGGCTCACGGCAATGGGGATGGAACTCTTCGGCGATCCCCGGCACCGCCTGCCGATGATCACGGCGGTCAAGGTCCCGGCAAACGTGGACGACGACGCGGCGCGGCGGCGGCTTCTCGACGAGTTTGGGATCGAGATCGCCACCTCGTTCGGCCCGCTGCGGGGCAAGATCTGGCGGATCGGGTTGATGGGGCCGAACGCCGGGTTGCCGGCGGTCCTGTCCGTGGTCGATGGGCTCGAGCACGTGCTGCGAGAATTCGGCGCGCCTGCGCCCCACGGGATAGGCGCTGAGGCCGCACGTGAAGCCTACCGGCTGTCCGGGTCGGATGCTCGATAA